From a region of the Halolamina sp. CBA1230 genome:
- a CDS encoding MATE family efflux transporter, producing MSRTADVLRLPILYIGLALARVGLIDRQRAVETADLAWPRIVTGVARMSKNAADVAMVGAVLGADAIAGVGVAGPFWGLAFAIGGGVAGGTIALVSQRYGAEAYDKLGLAVRSSTLLVIVVSLPVTLTFWLIPEQLVRLINSDPTQIDYAARYLQVVGLGIPFAGLNLVGSRVLVGADDAYTAMQVRAGGAIVNIALNAVFIVVLGWGVEGAALGTVLSNIFAVSAFAVGLSRGGAPGFGSFPVEIDPVGTYADGETLRDLVRIGTPVGARNLVWTAAEFPMLFFLGGYRDGTLAAFVVARRIWGIMNTPGWGFGLAASSLSGQALGQGKEALAEAYGRDIIRFSTATYAISAVLTAIFARPLVNVFINSDSPPATEPIAVGLLYAACVAMLFRGISGASIGPLDASGDTRVPFLSQFLGMFCCSIPLVYLGSVTALSIWAVYLAFLAETVVPAAINYWRFDSGEWKAISRDIRPEQEDPTAAVD from the coding sequence GTGTCCCGCACCGCAGACGTCCTCCGACTCCCGATCCTCTACATCGGGCTCGCGCTCGCCCGGGTCGGCCTGATCGACCGCCAGCGCGCGGTCGAGACCGCCGACCTCGCGTGGCCGCGCATCGTCACGGGCGTCGCCCGGATGTCGAAGAACGCGGCCGACGTGGCGATGGTGGGCGCGGTGCTCGGCGCCGACGCGATCGCGGGCGTCGGCGTCGCCGGCCCGTTCTGGGGGCTCGCGTTCGCCATCGGCGGCGGCGTCGCGGGCGGGACGATCGCGCTGGTCTCCCAGCGCTACGGCGCGGAAGCCTACGACAAGCTCGGGCTGGCGGTCCGCTCCAGCACGCTCCTGGTGATCGTGGTTTCGCTGCCCGTGACGCTAACGTTCTGGCTGATCCCCGAGCAGTTGGTCCGGCTGATCAACAGCGATCCGACGCAGATCGACTACGCCGCGCGCTACCTGCAGGTCGTCGGGCTGGGCATCCCCTTCGCGGGGCTGAACCTCGTCGGCAGCCGCGTGCTCGTCGGCGCCGACGACGCCTACACCGCGATGCAGGTCCGGGCCGGCGGCGCGATCGTCAACATCGCGCTGAACGCGGTGTTCATCGTCGTCCTCGGCTGGGGCGTCGAGGGCGCGGCGCTGGGGACCGTGCTCTCGAACATCTTCGCCGTGAGCGCGTTCGCGGTCGGCCTCTCGCGGGGCGGCGCGCCCGGGTTCGGGAGCTTCCCCGTCGAGATCGACCCCGTCGGGACGTACGCCGACGGCGAGACGCTGCGGGATCTCGTGCGGATCGGCACCCCCGTCGGCGCGCGCAACCTCGTCTGGACCGCCGCGGAGTTCCCGATGCTGTTCTTCCTCGGGGGGTACCGCGACGGCACGCTCGCGGCGTTCGTCGTCGCCCGCCGCATCTGGGGGATCATGAACACGCCCGGCTGGGGGTTCGGCCTCGCGGCCTCCAGCCTCTCCGGGCAGGCGCTCGGCCAGGGGAAGGAGGCGCTCGCGGAGGCGTACGGCCGGGACATCATCCGGTTCTCGACCGCGACGTACGCCATCTCGGCGGTGCTGACCGCGATCTTCGCCCGCCCGCTGGTGAACGTCTTCATCAACAGCGACTCCCCGCCAGCGACGGAGCCGATCGCGGTGGGGCTGCTGTACGCGGCCTGTGTCGCGATGCTGTTCCGCGGGATCTCCGGCGCCTCGATCGGCCCGCTCGACGCCAGCGGCGACACCCGCGTGCCGTTCCTGAGCCAGTTCCTCGGGATGTTCTGCTGTTCGATCCCGCTGGTGTACCTCGGCTCCGTGACCGCGCTGAGCATCTGGGCGGTGTACCTCGCCTTCCTCGCGGAGACGGTCGTCCCCGCGGCGATCAACTACTGGCGGTTCGACAGCGGGGAGTGGAAGGCGATCAGCCGCGACATCCGGCCCGAACAGGAGGATCCGACGGCCGCGGTGGACTAA
- a CDS encoding lipase maturation factor family protein, whose translation MPDFLQTLLSPWGDHSYWAARWLLGRGLAFVYLIAFVVAARQFRPLAGENGLLPLSDATEYWSFREKPSIFHWFDSDRAIGIAAWTGVGLSALALLGLPSLLGTIPRTLVWLTLWGLYQSFVNLGQDFYGFGWESMLLEAGFLAVFLGGGGMAAPAVVIWLFRWLLFRNMLGAGLIKIRGDDCWRDLTAMEYHYETQPMPNPLSWFAHHLPRWMHKAAVLTNHVVELLIPFLYFAPQPFAAIAGLVTIGFQLWLMLTGNFSWLNLLTAVLAFSTFTDAQARAVLDGVVGGALTVPAGAPMPGWHLVLVALLSGLVLLLSVRPTANMLSSDQVMNTGYDPLHLVNSYGAFGSITKDRLELVIEGTNEAGPDADWKAYEFYGKPDDPSERPPQVAPYHHRLGWHLWFAAMTSVRQHPWVIHLVAKLLRGDEGTLSLVESSPFPDDDPPERVKVVHYRYRFTTPEERAETGDWWERERLGEYYGPVSLDDFELRHTLRRRGWAADRENA comes from the coding sequence CTGCCCGACTTCCTCCAAACGCTCCTCTCGCCGTGGGGGGACCACAGCTACTGGGCCGCGCGCTGGCTGCTCGGCCGCGGCCTCGCATTCGTCTACCTGATCGCCTTTGTCGTCGCCGCCAGACAGTTCCGCCCGCTCGCGGGCGAGAACGGCCTGCTCCCGCTCTCTGACGCGACGGAGTACTGGTCGTTTCGGGAGAAACCGAGCATCTTCCACTGGTTCGACTCGGACCGCGCCATCGGGATCGCCGCGTGGACCGGCGTCGGCCTCTCGGCACTCGCGCTGTTGGGGCTGCCCTCGTTGCTCGGGACGATCCCGAGAACCCTCGTCTGGCTCACGCTCTGGGGGCTCTACCAGTCCTTCGTCAACCTCGGGCAGGATTTCTACGGGTTCGGCTGGGAGTCGATGCTGCTGGAGGCGGGCTTCCTCGCGGTCTTCCTCGGCGGCGGGGGGATGGCGGCGCCGGCGGTCGTGATCTGGCTGTTCCGCTGGCTCCTCTTCCGCAACATGCTCGGCGCGGGCCTGATCAAGATCCGTGGCGACGACTGCTGGCGCGACCTGACGGCGATGGAGTACCACTACGAGACCCAGCCGATGCCCAACCCCCTCTCGTGGTTCGCCCACCACCTGCCGCGGTGGATGCACAAAGCCGCCGTTCTGACCAACCACGTCGTCGAACTGCTGATCCCGTTCCTCTACTTCGCCCCCCAGCCGTTCGCGGCGATCGCCGGACTGGTCACGATCGGTTTCCAGCTCTGGCTGATGCTCACGGGGAACTTCTCGTGGCTGAACCTCCTCACGGCCGTGCTGGCGTTCTCGACGTTCACCGACGCGCAGGCGCGGGCCGTCCTCGACGGCGTGGTCGGCGGCGCGCTCACGGTTCCGGCAGGCGCGCCCATGCCCGGCTGGCACCTCGTACTCGTCGCCCTGCTTTCGGGGCTGGTGCTCCTGCTCTCCGTCCGGCCGACCGCGAACATGCTCTCCTCGGATCAGGTCATGAACACGGGGTACGACCCGCTACATCTGGTCAACAGCTACGGCGCGTTCGGTTCGATCACGAAGGATCGCCTCGAACTCGTGATCGAGGGGACGAACGAGGCGGGCCCGGACGCCGACTGGAAAGCCTACGAGTTCTACGGCAAGCCGGACGACCCGAGCGAGCGCCCGCCGCAGGTCGCGCCGTACCACCACAGACTCGGCTGGCATCTCTGGTTCGCCGCGATGACCTCGGTTCGCCAACACCCGTGGGTGATCCATCTCGTCGCGAAACTGCTGCGCGGCGACGAGGGAACACTGTCGCTCGTCGAGTCGTCGCCGTTCCCCGACGACGACCCGCCGGAGCGGGTCAAGGTCGTTCACTACCGCTACCGGTTCACCACACCCGAGGAGCGTGCGGAGACGGGCGACTGGTGGGAACGCGAGCGGCTGGGCGAGTACTACGGCCCAGTCTCGCTGGACGACTTCGAACTGCGGCACACCCTCCGACGGCGCGGATGGGCGGCGGACCGTGAGAACGCTTAA
- a CDS encoding amidohydrolase codes for MSELLLRGGTVHTLDDDRRVAEAVLFRDGAVATVGDTGTVEAAATDAERIDLDGRTVLPGFNDAHTHVFSVGIGLLETDLSTADDREEALDLLAENAESTPAGEWVLGFQYDESTWPAGGRDYLTKAELDSVSEDHPIVAVRVDGHSATLNGRALEEVDFSGVEHDVRTENGEPTGRVVEDATGRVRAASYPGVPKARDALDAAIDHYHELGVTSIQTVAGLTRVRDHGYVQQEALFAHWRDDDLDLRTTFYVPQWQAESLSDLEFASGFGDDWLRLGGLKTFSDGSIGSETAKTHREYAGGGRGEMVNDREQLREWFARAARTNQQIATHAIGGEAIDVVIDEYERALAEYDDDFDPRLRIEHVELATDEAIERMADADVVASMQPNFLQWNGDDGLYENRLGSDVRSENNRYRDVLDAGVSLAFGSDKMPPGPLYGMSFAVDSPYESQRLTVDEALAAYTRGAAYAEFQEGEKGVLEPGRFGDAVVLDADPYENPESFDEIDVELTVLDGDVVYDGR; via the coding sequence ATGTCCGAACTCCTATTGCGCGGCGGCACCGTCCACACGCTCGACGACGACCGACGGGTCGCCGAGGCGGTGCTGTTCCGCGACGGGGCGGTCGCCACGGTCGGCGACACGGGAACGGTCGAGGCCGCCGCGACCGACGCCGAACGGATCGACCTCGACGGCCGAACGGTGCTCCCGGGGTTCAACGACGCCCACACGCACGTCTTCTCGGTCGGGATCGGCCTGCTCGAAACCGACCTCTCGACGGCCGACGACCGCGAGGAAGCGCTCGACCTGCTCGCGGAGAACGCCGAGTCCACCCCCGCAGGCGAGTGGGTGCTCGGCTTCCAGTACGACGAGAGCACCTGGCCCGCGGGCGGGCGCGACTACCTCACGAAGGCCGAACTCGATTCGGTCTCGGAGGATCACCCGATCGTCGCGGTTCGCGTCGACGGCCACTCCGCGACGCTCAACGGCCGAGCACTCGAGGAAGTCGACTTCTCCGGCGTCGAGCACGACGTACGAACCGAGAACGGCGAGCCGACGGGCCGGGTCGTCGAGGACGCCACCGGCCGCGTCCGGGCGGCCTCCTACCCCGGCGTGCCGAAGGCGCGCGACGCACTCGACGCCGCGATCGACCACTACCACGAACTCGGCGTCACGTCGATCCAGACCGTCGCGGGCCTCACGCGGGTGCGCGACCACGGCTACGTCCAGCAGGAGGCGCTGTTCGCCCACTGGCGCGACGATGACCTCGATCTACGGACGACGTTCTACGTCCCGCAGTGGCAGGCCGAATCGCTCTCGGATCTCGAGTTCGCCTCGGGATTCGGCGACGACTGGCTCCGCCTCGGCGGACTGAAAACGTTCTCGGACGGGTCGATCGGTTCCGAGACCGCCAAAACCCACCGTGAGTACGCCGGCGGCGGCCGCGGCGAGATGGTGAACGACCGCGAACAGCTCCGGGAGTGGTTCGCCCGCGCCGCGCGCACGAACCAGCAGATCGCGACCCACGCCATCGGCGGCGAGGCCATCGACGTCGTGATCGACGAGTACGAGCGCGCGCTGGCTGAGTACGACGACGACTTCGACCCGCGCCTCCGGATCGAACACGTCGAGCTCGCGACCGACGAGGCGATCGAGCGCATGGCCGACGCCGACGTCGTGGCGTCGATGCAGCCCAACTTCCTCCAGTGGAACGGCGACGACGGCCTCTACGAGAACCGCCTCGGGAGCGACGTTCGGTCCGAGAACAACCGCTACCGCGACGTGCTCGACGCCGGCGTGTCGCTGGCCTTTGGCAGCGACAAGATGCCGCCCGGCCCGCTGTACGGGATGAGCTTCGCCGTCGACTCCCCCTACGAGAGCCAACGCCTCACGGTCGACGAGGCGCTGGCGGCGTACACCCGCGGCGCGGCGTACGCGGAGTTCCAGGAAGGGGAGAAGGGCGTCCTCGAACCGGGCCGCTTCGGCGACGCGGTCGTGCTCGACGCTGACCCCTACGAGAACCCGGAATCGTTCGACGAGATCGACGTCGAACTCACGGTGCTCGACGGCGACGTGGTGTACGACGGGCGATGA
- a CDS encoding cyclase family protein: MQDLTHPIESGMPVYPGDPAVSVAAADTFAADGCRVSELACGSHAGTHVDAPAHTEEHGDTLDSYPVSAFVRDAVVVDCTDLGAREPIPAERVPGSETAPRADCTVFRTDWDRHWGRDRYRNHPYLSVAAAERCAERGLAVGIDAFSPDPTPPAEGEMELGDRAPFGAHHALLGAGVLVFENLTNLEALPERFELRAQPIALGGDGAPVRAVAVAGEERG; the protein is encoded by the coding sequence ATGCAGGATCTCACCCACCCCATCGAGTCGGGGATGCCCGTCTACCCCGGCGACCCCGCGGTCAGCGTCGCGGCCGCCGACACGTTCGCGGCCGACGGCTGCCGGGTGAGCGAACTGGCCTGCGGCAGCCACGCCGGCACGCACGTCGACGCCCCCGCTCACACTGAGGAACACGGCGACACGCTCGATTCCTACCCCGTCTCGGCGTTCGTCCGCGACGCCGTCGTCGTCGACTGCACCGACCTCGGCGCCCGGGAGCCGATCCCCGCCGAGCGCGTGCCGGGTTCCGAGACCGCCCCGAGAGCGGACTGCACAGTGTTCCGGACCGACTGGGATCGCCACTGGGGGCGCGACCGCTACCGCAACCACCCGTACCTCTCTGTCGCCGCCGCGGAGCGCTGTGCGGAACGGGGGCTCGCGGTCGGTATCGACGCGTTCAGCCCCGATCCGACGCCGCCCGCGGAGGGGGAGATGGAGCTCGGCGACCGCGCCCCGTTCGGTGCCCACCACGCGCTGCTCGGCGCGGGCGTGCTCGTGTTCGAGAACCTGACGAACCTCGAGGCGTTACCTGAACGCTTCGAACTCCGGGCCCAGCCGATCGCGCTGGGCGGCGACGGCGCCCCCGTCCGGGCGGTGGCCGTCGCCGGAGAAGAGCGAGGGTAG
- a CDS encoding rhodanese-like domain-containing protein produces MDRREYLAALGTASTVAVAGCSSGGGSSGGDAPFEHPGTIDETMVANGDYPDDDDPADGLPPEFQNPPESPGVDPDALETISVNDETVQLLPIEDARAWFLRSEARFVDARGLDQYTRSHLYGSVLSPAQQGSTGGGIEGWPTDGRIVAYCGCPHHLSSLRAAGLQKAGYESVYVIDEGFREWSDQGYPMAGTAFGEGDDAELSEWRIDGEIAADYAGEYAWATVGRQYEAAPIGDDGRFSLHLYFAGVDADTDVRVSTPAFTRTRPLGEVGEGPLR; encoded by the coding sequence ATGGACCGACGCGAGTACCTCGCTGCGCTCGGGACGGCGTCGACGGTCGCCGTCGCGGGCTGTTCCTCCGGCGGGGGGTCGTCGGGCGGCGACGCGCCGTTCGAACACCCCGGCACGATCGACGAGACGATGGTCGCCAACGGCGACTACCCCGACGACGACGATCCGGCCGACGGGCTCCCCCCGGAGTTCCAGAACCCGCCCGAATCACCCGGGGTCGACCCCGACGCGCTGGAGACGATCTCGGTCAACGACGAGACGGTGCAGCTGCTCCCGATCGAGGACGCGCGGGCGTGGTTCCTGCGTTCGGAGGCTCGGTTCGTCGACGCGCGGGGGCTCGACCAGTACACGCGATCGCACCTCTACGGCAGCGTGCTCTCGCCCGCACAGCAGGGCTCGACCGGCGGCGGCATCGAGGGCTGGCCGACCGACGGGCGGATCGTCGCCTACTGTGGCTGCCCGCACCACCTCTCCTCGCTCCGCGCTGCTGGCCTCCAGAAGGCCGGCTACGAGAGCGTGTACGTCATCGACGAGGGGTTCCGCGAGTGGTCCGACCAGGGCTACCCGATGGCCGGGACGGCGTTCGGCGAGGGCGACGACGCGGAGCTCTCGGAGTGGCGCATCGACGGCGAGATCGCCGCCGACTACGCCGGCGAGTACGCGTGGGCGACGGTCGGCCGACAGTACGAGGCCGCGCCGATCGGCGACGACGGGCGCTTCTCGCTCCACCTGTACTTCGCGGGCGTCGACGCCGACACCGACGTGCGCGTCTCGACGCCGGCGTTCACCCGCACGCGGCCGCTGGGCGAGGTCGGCGAGGGGCCACTCCGCTGA
- a CDS encoding winged helix-turn-helix domain-containing protein, translating into MADLPPSAKLVHLVLQENDRMTQSQVTEETQLAGRTVRDALGRLEDAGLVTEEICLKDARKRVYTANSPESGEVDHPEAETPEGAATGD; encoded by the coding sequence ATGGCCGACCTCCCCCCCAGCGCGAAGCTGGTTCATCTCGTCCTCCAGGAGAACGACCGGATGACCCAGAGCCAAGTGACCGAGGAGACCCAGCTCGCGGGCCGCACCGTCCGTGACGCCCTCGGCCGGCTCGAGGACGCGGGGCTGGTCACCGAAGAGATCTGTCTGAAGGACGCCCGCAAGCGAGTGTACACGGCGAACAGCCCCGAGTCGGGCGAGGTCGACCATCCGGAAGCCGAAACGCCCGAAGGCGCGGCGACGGGCGACTGA
- a CDS encoding DUF2267 domain-containing protein yields the protein MDYSEFIGEVQHRIGAGEMGTAVRNTRAVLTTLGERLQADEAEDLASPLPGEVSYYLLDANSGQGFDHAVFLERVAERAGVDEGEAKIRAQAIVALVGDVVPGGEIDDVEDGLPDDYAPLFEFVDAEETPW from the coding sequence ATGGACTACAGCGAGTTCATCGGCGAAGTACAACATCGAATCGGGGCGGGAGAGATGGGAACGGCCGTCCGGAACACGCGGGCGGTGCTGACGACGCTCGGCGAGCGCCTCCAGGCCGACGAGGCCGAGGATCTCGCCAGCCCGCTCCCGGGGGAGGTCAGCTACTACCTCCTGGACGCCAACTCGGGCCAGGGGTTCGACCACGCGGTGTTCCTCGAACGCGTCGCGGAGCGTGCCGGCGTCGACGAGGGGGAGGCGAAGATCCGTGCGCAGGCCATCGTCGCGCTGGTCGGCGACGTCGTGCCCGGCGGCGAGATCGACGACGTCGAGGACGGCCTGCCCGACGACTACGCGCCGCTGTTCGAGTTCGTCGACGCCGAGGAGACGCCCTGGTAG
- a CDS encoding ParA family protein: MGRAVAVSLQKGGVGKTTIAINLADALAVRGNDVLLVDLDQQGNATEGVGLKDEYERGSPHVGDVLTDDDPVDASEVVVERDGFDVFPAHVDLDEIEDRVRNSTFGMLWVRRRIVEPLLEAEYDYVVVDSPPSLGPLSDAALIGAGSVIVPLLMSEPSVSGFERMWDQQIVPIRNEVDLELLAIVPNDLSGNNEERRIIEDLEDSPFAEYLPEFCRSDEFDDPDSPGPGLRHRIAFSRAWRDGETLREYDSDNDMLDRLDQLAAIVEDDA; the protein is encoded by the coding sequence ATGGGGCGTGCCGTCGCCGTCTCGCTCCAGAAGGGCGGCGTGGGGAAAACCACCATCGCGATCAACCTCGCGGACGCGCTGGCGGTCCGGGGGAACGACGTGTTGCTGGTCGATCTCGACCAGCAGGGCAACGCCACCGAGGGAGTCGGCCTCAAAGACGAGTACGAGCGCGGCAGCCCCCACGTCGGCGACGTGCTGACGGACGACGACCCCGTCGACGCGAGCGAGGTGGTCGTCGAGCGCGACGGGTTCGACGTGTTCCCGGCCCACGTGGATCTCGACGAGATCGAGGACCGGGTACGCAACTCCACGTTCGGGATGCTCTGGGTGCGCCGGCGGATCGTCGAACCGCTGCTCGAGGCGGAGTACGACTACGTCGTCGTCGACTCCCCGCCCAGCCTCGGGCCGCTGTCCGACGCCGCGCTGATCGGCGCCGGCAGCGTGATCGTCCCGCTGCTGATGAGCGAACCAAGCGTCAGCGGCTTCGAGCGCATGTGGGACCAGCAGATCGTCCCGATCCGTAACGAGGTGGATCTGGAACTGCTCGCGATCGTGCCCAACGACCTCTCGGGCAACAACGAGGAGCGACGCATCATCGAGGACCTGGAGGACTCGCCGTTCGCCGAGTACCTGCCCGAGTTCTGCCGGTCCGACGAGTTCGACGACCCCGACTCCCCGGGTCCGGGGCTCCGTCACCGCATCGCGTTCAGCCGCGCGTGGCGTGACGGAGAGACGCTCCGGGAGTACGACTCAGACAACGACATGCTCGACAGACTCGACCAACTCGCCGCGATCGTGGAGGACGATGCCTGA
- a CDS encoding sodium:calcium antiporter — MNTRKLGVLVAATILTVPWLGGWLTGLAGGLGALQTVAVAGVGILGASFLLTWGAETAEQDVPRAFAIAVLAVLAVAPEYAVDALYAWQAGVNAGTPAGAEAGNLAVANMTGANRILIGIGWAGIALYTVFRSGADQDSAVKDRGGFLRNAVSLDRDISLEISFLLAATLWAFLVPVGVGPLSKGIDIIDMAVLVGLYVLYIGVVLRGEPEEHVEHVGVPAMLGRIPNPYRALTVITLFAFSGLIIFTAVEPFAHSLELLGEDIGVPSFFMIQWIAPLASESPELIVVVVLVRKARSTAGFNALISSKLNQWTLLIGTLVIVHSIALGQYGALSFEPKQAAEIWITAAQSLFALALIINFEIDVREAVVLFLLFISQVVLEFLALREIIQLPVSEIQLLHLFTATYILLALGLLAARREAVVQLVHDTRGIISSAVHGEPEQNPVADD; from the coding sequence ATGAACACGAGAAAGCTCGGAGTGCTCGTCGCCGCAACGATACTCACCGTGCCGTGGCTCGGCGGGTGGTTGACCGGGTTGGCCGGCGGGCTGGGGGCGCTCCAGACCGTCGCCGTCGCCGGTGTTGGGATCCTCGGCGCCTCCTTTTTGCTGACGTGGGGCGCCGAGACCGCAGAACAGGACGTGCCGCGGGCGTTCGCCATCGCCGTGCTCGCGGTGCTGGCCGTCGCGCCGGAGTACGCCGTCGACGCGCTGTACGCCTGGCAGGCAGGGGTGAACGCCGGCACCCCCGCCGGCGCCGAGGCCGGCAACCTCGCGGTCGCGAACATGACTGGCGCGAACCGGATCCTCATCGGGATCGGCTGGGCCGGCATCGCGCTGTACACCGTGTTCCGGTCGGGCGCCGACCAGGACTCGGCCGTGAAGGATCGGGGCGGGTTCCTCCGGAACGCCGTCTCGCTCGATCGGGACATCAGCCTCGAAATCTCGTTCCTGCTGGCCGCGACGCTGTGGGCGTTCCTCGTCCCGGTGGGTGTGGGCCCGCTGAGTAAGGGGATCGACATCATCGACATGGCGGTTCTCGTCGGGCTGTACGTCCTCTACATCGGGGTCGTCCTCCGGGGTGAGCCCGAGGAGCACGTGGAACACGTCGGCGTCCCCGCGATGCTGGGGCGTATCCCCAACCCCTACCGGGCGCTGACGGTGATCACGCTGTTCGCGTTCTCCGGGCTGATCATCTTCACCGCGGTGGAGCCGTTCGCCCACAGCCTCGAACTGCTTGGCGAGGACATCGGTGTTCCCTCCTTCTTCATGATCCAGTGGATCGCGCCGCTGGCCTCGGAGTCGCCGGAACTCATCGTCGTCGTCGTGCTGGTCCGGAAGGCCCGCTCGACGGCGGGGTTCAACGCACTGATCTCTTCGAAGTTGAACCAGTGGACGCTGCTGATCGGGACGCTCGTGATCGTCCACTCGATCGCGCTCGGGCAGTACGGCGCGCTCAGCTTCGAACCCAAGCAGGCCGCGGAGATCTGGATCACCGCGGCGCAGTCGCTGTTCGCGCTCGCGCTCATCATCAACTTCGAGATCGACGTGCGGGAGGCGGTCGTCCTGTTCCTGCTGTTCATCTCGCAGGTGGTACTCGAGTTCCTCGCGCTACGGGAGATCATCCAGCTCCCGGTTTCGGAGATCCAGCTGCTGCATCTGTTCACCGCGACGTACATCCTCCTCGCACTGGGGCTGCTGGCCGCCCGCCGCGAGGCAGTGGTCCAGCTCGTGCACGACACCCGCGGGATCATCAGCAGCGCCGTCCACGGCGAGCCTGAACAGAACCCCGTGGCGGACGACTGA